The sequence TATCCAACAGCCTGGGCATATTCTTCGATAGTTGAGAGCTTTGGAGATGAGGGCGAATGAACATTTTCCAAACGAGAAATATTGCTCTTTTGTGTCTGTAGAATTTCTGCTAATTCCTCTTGAGTTAAACCTGCTGTTTTTCTTAGGGCAATAAGTTTCTTTCTGAGATCGTAAGCTAGGGTAAGAGCTTCGTATTTTTCTCCTACTTCACTATTGGCTAAAGCTTTTTCTTTAAATTTAGCAAATGTTGGACGTGTCACTTTTTTAACTCCTTCATACGTTTTTTTGCCAAGTCCAATTCTTTCTTTGGTGTTTTTTGCGACTTTTTAATAAAGGAATGCAAAATGATAATTTCTCTTCCTTTGACCATACAGTAGAGAGAGCGACCAATACCTTCCTTACCTTTTGACCTTATTTCAAAAAGTCCTCCACCTATTGAAGCTGTGTATGGTTTACCAAGAGCCGGACCAAACTCTTCAATCATCTCCGCAATGTGCAAAAAATTAGCCAGGATGCCTGGTGGAAAGTCTAAGGTTGTTTGTTCCACTTTCTTGTTGTAGAAAGTAATTTGCCACTTCATCTTTTTAGGTTATCATATTTGATAACTTTTCGACGATGCTGAGTTCAACTAAATAGTTTTTGGTGCAGAGAACAAGTTTTAGTTTTAACTATAAATCATTACATCATTATTTATAGATTTACAGACAATTGTATATCATTAAAAAATGATAACCTGACATGTGTATTGACTTTAATACTACTATCAGTTAAAACTGATGTGCTGTTAGCAGTAAATAAAGATCGAATGACGAAGGTAATAACTCTCTGTACCACCAAAGGAGGAACGAGTAAAACGTCATTAACTGCCAGTTTGCTTTCCTACTGGCATAGTAAAAAGAGGCGTGTTGCGGCGGTGGATGCCGATCCTAACTGTAATCTCACTCGCTGGCTTGATAAAGGTAGTCTTTCAGATCTTCGCCACGTAGCAGAAACCAATGAAGGGGAAATTATTGAAGCAGTGGAAAATATTTCCACAGATCGAGATCTGGTCTTAGTAGATGTAGCGGGGTTTGGTAATCAATCAATGGTCTATGCCATAGGTATATCTTCCTTTGTGATCATACCTTGCCGACCCTCAGAAGATGATGTTTTAGAAGCACTTAAAACTAAACAGGTAGTAACTAATGCCGCTAAGTTAACCCGTCGGGAGATTCCTTATAAAGTGGTGTTAACTCAGGTAAAAGCTGGGACGCTAGTTATCAATCACACTCACAAACAGTTTCAAGCTTTCAATGTTCCTTTATTTGATACGGCGATCGCTAGTCGTACCATCTATCAAACCTCTCGATTTAGTGGAGAAACACCCATTACCGCAGAACCACAAGGTAAGGCAGCTAAAGAAATTGCTGCATTAGCTAAAGAGATAGAAGTACAGTTAAGCTTATAGTCTTAAATACTTTTAACTATATGTAATGATAAAAGCATGTAAAAAGGTAATGATATGAGTAAAAAGAATAGTTTGGGAAATGTAGACGTAACTGCGTTAGAAGGTTTAGCCTCCAGCTTCCCACCCACACAGCCATCAACCCTAAAATCAACCAAAGGTAAGCCAGAAAAGGACGTGACCATTACCCTGAGAATTCCACCAAGGATAGCCAAGGACTTAAGAATTAAAGCTGCCACAGCCGACAAAACTCAGAGGGAGTTTATTTTGGAAGGATTAAAACTAATGGGAATTGATGTCAAAGATGAAGATATTGCCGATCGCCGTAAGAGTTAGTTATACAGCAATATCTTGCGTGATGGCTTTAGCAGTGCGACCGCATCACACCAAATGATTTAATATTTGACTCATTTTTCTATTTGACTCACTTCTCCTAGGTAGTCAAAGGTAATTGATAACATAGAAATAGAGTATTTGGTAATTTCTAATTGAGAATAATCAGAAGCAATGGGTTTTAAAGAATTAATTCAAACTGAATTAGAATTTCTCTCAGAAGATGAGTTACAAGAGTTATATGAATTGGTAAAAAGTCGAAGTCAAAAATATAAGAATAACCATGATGATTTGGGTGAATTATTAGAACGCTGTAAGATTCATACAGGAATTTCTGATCTTTCAGCTCAGCACGACCATTATTTATATGGCACTGACAAAAAGGAAGTCGAATAAGTGAATCAAGTTTTTGTCGATACTGCTGCTTGGATTGCACTACTAAATATCGATGATGTTTGGCATCAAAAAGCACATATAGTTCGTTCGGAGTTGGTAGATAAAAATTATATCTTTATCACAACAGATTTTATTCTACTGGAGGTTGCAGATGCTCTTTGTTTGCCAATACATAAAAAAAATACTGTTAATTTTTTGCGTAATATTTATCAATTGAAATCTACAAGGGTAATACCGTTAAATCAAGATTTATTTCAGTCGGGCTTGAGTTTATATGAAAAAAGACTGGATAAGGATTGGGGGCTAACGGATTGTATTAGTTTTGTGGTGATGCAAAAGGAAGGAATTTTAGAAGCATTTACTTCAGACAAACACTTTGAACAGGCTGGTTTTGCTCGTTTATTAAAACCAAAAGTTTAGGAGATAGCGATGTCAATTAAATATGAAGAGAGGGCGAAGCGTAATCGCCCATTGCCTAATATTTTGCCGCTGCTGGACTGACAACAGTCGGCTAGCTCGATTTAACCGTACTCTTGTCATCCCTGGTGTATCAATAATTGATTGAAGCATTTCTTCATCCTCCACAACGTTTAAGGTGTCTGCCAAATCAATAATCGCCTCCTCCGTATCCAAAGGATGAACCTCTCCGAGATTTTGATTTTTTTGTATCTTACTTGTAGTCTTTAGGTCTGAGGTTTGAGGCTCAGGGGGATAAAAGCTTAAATTAGGTGTCACACTTGGTAGGGTATTTTCTTTTAAAGTAACAGGGTGAAGTGTGACCGAGTCAACGCTATGTGCAGCAATAGTTGGAGCTGAATTTTGCACCTCGCATTCTTGAGGGGGATTGGTCGGCAGTTGGGTCGCATTTTGTTGCCATTCTAGGAGTTGATTACTGGAGTCGATTCTTTGGTCATATTTCAATTTTATGGCTTGTAGAATTGCTCTTCTTACTTCACCGATTAGAGATTCAGACTTAATGGAATAGCAACGATAACGAACGCCGTTTTCATCGCGAGCTTGATGAGATTTGGTTTCTAACCCCAGTGAGCGCAAGAGGTTATTCAAGAATTTAATCGGTGTCTTACCAGGAGTGCCTAAAACTTGCCGATGTTTCTGGTATTGACATTTTTGGAGAATGGATCGAACTTCAGGGGTTTTCTCGTCATAGACATATTCTGGGTGTTCCAGAATGTTTTGAATAAAATCGTAGATGCCAACATCTCTGAGTGCTTTGATCTTTAAGTAGTCCTGTCTCAGCTTCCAGGGTGCATCAATGTTACCTTGATTAAATATTCGGTTGTATTTCTCAATCGATAACTGTTTAGCTAAATCGGGATTTTCGAGTAGATGATATAGCTCGCATTGTCTAATCAATCGGGGTTGATCGTATTTAACTTGTTTAATAAAATCGGGACTCCAGATCCGATTGTGATTAATGCCAGGAAGTCGAGAAACTAAACCAGCCTTCATTACTGCGCAGCGAGTCTCCCAGTTAGCATCAAAATCAAGTTTGATTTGTTTTTGTCCCAGATATTTATCGCTGGCAGCAAAAATATCTTGACTGTTTTGCTGCTTAACTTCGGTCTGAGCTTCTTTTTCTTTCTTAGCGATTGTCTTTCTTTGGCTAATTGATTCTAGAGTGACAGCTTCAACTGGATAACCAGAGTTGAGCAGTTGTTGTTTGAGGCATTTTCGATAATTACTAAACTCATGATTGCGGATAGCTGTGATCGTGTCAGCAGTGGTGGTGTAGGGGTCAAGATTATCTTGGTAAACTTGCTGTAAGTAGGCTATTTTGATTTCTGGAGACTCAATACTATTAAGAGTTGAATGCAATTCTGACATTAACGCTCGCGCTCTATCAGCTTGAATGCTCTCAACATTAGAAGGACGACGAATACTATCTTCAGACCGAATAAATTGCTTACACCAAACAAATTTAGGTACATTGGTATCTCTAACCCTGCCGAGCATTTGAATCATGCTATCGACATCTAAGCAGCCAAAAAAGAAGCAAAAATGCTCGCTGAAGTAATCCTGAGTGGGAATATCTAAACCAGATTCGGCACTGGGAGAATAAATTATGTATTCTGGTTGATGTTCCCGAATGTACCGCTCGGGGTTAGTAAAGAACTCTTTAACGTGGTTCTCTGAGACAGTCTTAGAATCAATTCTAATGCCCGTTCTGCCTTGTTCTAGTAATAAGTTCTCTATTGACTCACAGAAAACTTGAGAATCGCTGGCAATGACAGGACAATAACTATTGAGTAATTTTTGGACCCAAGGAGTGCGATCGTTAACTCGAATTTTCTCATCAATATCAACAGTACCTTCAAGTAGATAAATCTGTGCCTTGTCACCTTGATGGGTATTCTCAATGGTTACTATTTGCTTACTGGGACATAATTCTTGGAAGAATTTAACTGCCCAGTCTTGCAGATGAGCGTCAAGGCAGATGAGGCGATCGCAGCGATTAACCATCTCAGTAAATAACTGTTTGACCTGGCTAAATTGCTTGATAGTGGATGAGAACAGAAAGTGTTTAAGTACGGAAATAATCTCATCAATGACAACAATTTTGTGGTCAAACTGGTCTGGTTCATAATGAATTAGGCTATCAATACAGTTAGTAACTTTGACTCCAGGATCGTCTAGACTAAATTCCCTGAGATTCTTATCAGACTGAAGATGGTAAAATCCGAGCTGTTTAGCTTTTTCGTTGAACTGCAAGAGTAAAGTATTGCGATATCCGAGACCGATAATGCCATAGTTTTGAACCGACAATAAATTCTTAATTAGTTCGGTGGTTTTACCCGAACCTAATCCCGAATTAATCAAGGCAATAGTGTTCGATTGTGGTAAACCAAACTCAATATATTTTTTCTCAATTTTTATCTGGGGAGAAAACTGTTTATAGTTTCTCCAGTTATCCCATTGCTGTTGAAGATATCGCTGCTTTTTGGCGAGTTCGTAAAATTCTGTTGGCGATAGATATTGGGCATTAGCCAAAGTGGCGGCATCAATCTCATCAAAATCTTCAAATTGCTCCTTGCTGAGTTGCCCCCACCAGAGGATTGTAATGGTCTTACCAAATCGCTGGAGAAACTCAATTTGTTGCGACCAACGTCTCATTACATGGCTGTTAAGAGCATCACCAGCATCAGGAACGAGTACCAATTGCTCATAATCAGAGACGATTTGTGTAAGTTGTTCGGGACTACCCCGAAAATGTCCACCAGCAGCACCACAAACGGCTAGATTATGTCTTTTGCTGGCAACATAGGGTTTGAGTATGCCTTCGGATAAATAAAGCGTTTTCGAGGCATTCTCAATGGGCTTTACTATGGTGACGGGTAGTTCACCATTAGGAAGATGAGAAGAAAAGGTACTTTTAGCCCAACGATATTTGTTCCTCTCGGTTACTCCGTGTACTCTCAACTGCCAGCCAATAACCCGTCCGTGTTGATCGAATGCAGGGCAGCTATAACCGTCGTCTCTGGTAGTAAATCTATCGCCAAGTACTCCTGGTAAATTCTCTGGTAAATCTAAATTAAATCGTTTCCAAGGGTCAATAGAGAAGAATAGACCATCTGTTATCTCAGCTTTAGATAAACCGCGAGCAGATAATGATTGTTGGTCGCGATCGCTCAATCCAACTTTGGCTGCTAATTTTCTGATAGCTAGATCTCGACCATCAGCATTAAGGGCGTTGTCAGCTAAGAATTGTTTCTGATTGCGCTTCTGGTCTTGCCTAATTTGCTTATTAAGCTCGTATTGTTGCCGATTGAACTCTTGAGCATTATCTCTGGCATGAACGCCCCAAACACCATTAGACGATGTTTTAGTCCATCTATAACCAGCTATTCCTGAGTCTTGTTCGATATAACTGTGACAGAGGACTAGATTGTTCTGTCCTAGACGACAGTCGCCAGAAGTATTTTGGCAAATTGGGCAAGAGTTGTTTTGTTTGGTAGGAATAAATTTCATACCACACCTCCCAAGTCACAAGAGGTGTTCTTGAAGTGTGGTGGTAGCGAATTCTGTAGCGATTGCAGTCGTCCAGATGGATAATTTTGGTAGTTTGTACGATAATCCTGATTAGAAATGAATTTTTTCATGGGGTTCACCTGTTTGTATTGTTTGCGGGGTGAACCTTCTATTTGTTATGGAAGTAACTTTGTACTGAAGAAAGTTGGCGAATCTAGCTAGTGCTGACTCAATACTTCAAGTTATAGGTATCTTTATTGATTGGTTATGTCTGGGAAAAGGTTAAAGGTCTTCATCAGGGTCAAGGGTCAAGCTACTTCTGAGCGGGGAAAGGAAGATTCATCTGCTACTTGCGTAGACCTTTGTTCCTTTGTTTCTTTCCCCTTTATAAGCCTTTATAAGAATCTACTTACGTCGTTAGCTCTACCTTATTCCTTTGTATCTAAGCCTTTTTCCTAACATCATCAGTTAATAAAAATTTTTTCTACGAGAAGTATTGACTGCCATCCTTCCTAAACATCAATAATTAGGCTATCCTGAAGCTAATAAAATAATTTTATTGGTAGTGGATTTGGTGTTACCACTTGTAGTAAGCGACTGGTAATCGCTTAGGATTAGCTTTTGGATAGTCTAGTTGGGCTGAAAAACAAAGTTACTCCAGCAAGTAGAAGGCATCAAGTCACTTTTTTTTGTGACTATAGTTATTTACGTCAACTGGTAGCTGCTGTTTTGGCTCTTCAGGTTTAAGTTTGTTGAAAAACATTTAATCTGCTCCTTTTTTTTGGCTGACTCTATTATTAACTCTCTTTGACTCTATTTACTAGGGTTTAAGAAGAGTTAATCCGAAAATTCCAGCTATGAGTTTTGATTGTCGAGGTAGAAGAAATCATTTTATCTAGATCTTTTTAATGTTTTCTTGGGTTTTCTAACTAACTTTTCTGTATGAGACTTGGCTGTTTCTGGATTTGGTCTTGATTGGTTTTGTTGTTCGATTAACTTGCGGATATGGTTTAGGGGAATTTGATTTTTAGCAATATGAATCACACCATTACTTTTGATTTTTGCTGTAAAGATATCTAAATCATTTTCATCTTTACCTAGTATTAAAATCTGTTCTGGATTAGATGTTTGAGTAACTTTGAAAGTATAAAAACCAACTCTTTTATTTTCATCATCAAACTTCCATTTAATGGTTTTTTCTATTTGGTTTGATTCGAGTAATCTATTCTGTAATAAGTTAGCTAAATATTTGGGTGAATAATCTTCAGCCACTTGTTCTTGGGTTTGTGGCAATTTTTTGAGCTTCGCGATCTGCTGAGCAGATAAAATATTCTTTTTTTCTTGCCATTGATTATTTTGAAGTTCGGCATAGTAGATATGTATATTGTCTTTGACTAATGAAATGGTTTGGTTATTTTTTGAGGAGTTTAAAGTAATTTCACCAAAGGTTTTACTATCAACTTGATACTTTTCTTGGTGAGTAATATTAGAAAATTCATCAACTGATTTAAAGTAGTTCAGAAAATTGTTGTAAACTGTTTCTGCCGAAATAGAAGATGCTTTCTGAGATTGTTTTGGTAATTGAGTGTGGGGAACTTGGTAGGGGAGCCTTTGGTTTGGCGACGTATTTCCT is a genomic window of Pleurocapsa sp. PCC 7319 containing:
- a CDS encoding helix-turn-helix domain-containing protein — translated: MTRPTFAKFKEKALANSEVGEKYEALTLAYDLRKKLIALRKTAGLTQEELAEILQTQKSNISRLENVHSPSSPKLSTIEEYAQAVGYKVEINFVPIESST
- a CDS encoding ParA family protein; this translates as MTKVITLCTTKGGTSKTSLTASLLSYWHSKKRRVAAVDADPNCNLTRWLDKGSLSDLRHVAETNEGEIIEAVENISTDRDLVLVDVAGFGNQSMVYAIGISSFVIIPCRPSEDDVLEALKTKQVVTNAAKLTRREIPYKVVLTQVKAGTLVINHTHKQFQAFNVPLFDTAIASRTIYQTSRFSGETPITAEPQGKAAKEIAALAKEIEVQLSL
- a CDS encoding relaxase/mobilization nuclease domain-containing protein, encoding MIGKVSRGQNFSSTIRYVLGAQKKAQVVFANLAEAFHGDVETIVDRFSNQASLNLRVKKPVYHLSISPAIDDSLSNADWSELVFELVDELELNHHQVIAVIHQDTYFPHSNKLRKHLHLVANAVGFDCQCANFYYDYYKIENFLRNFEQQRNLTQLGFDWTNFWSARNREKTQHLDGTKDYGQESKLVNNQHGAWTMGGNTSPNQRLPYQVPHTQLPKQSQKASSISAETVYNNFLNYFKSVDEFSNITHQEKYQVDSKTFGEITLNSSKNNQTISLVKDNIHIYYAELQNNQWQEKKNILSAQQIAKLKKLPQTQEQVAEDYSPKYLANLLQNRLLESNQIEKTIKWKFDDENKRVGFYTFKVTQTSNPEQILILGKDENDLDIFTAKIKSNGVIHIAKNQIPLNHIRKLIEQQNQSRPNPETAKSHTEKLVRKPKKTLKRSR
- a CDS encoding plasmid replication protein, CyRepA1 family — translated: MKFIPTKQNNSCPICQNTSGDCRLGQNNLVLCHSYIEQDSGIAGYRWTKTSSNGVWGVHARDNAQEFNRQQYELNKQIRQDQKRNQKQFLADNALNADGRDLAIRKLAAKVGLSDRDQQSLSARGLSKAEITDGLFFSIDPWKRFNLDLPENLPGVLGDRFTTRDDGYSCPAFDQHGRVIGWQLRVHGVTERNKYRWAKSTFSSHLPNGELPVTIVKPIENASKTLYLSEGILKPYVASKRHNLAVCGAAGGHFRGSPEQLTQIVSDYEQLVLVPDAGDALNSHVMRRWSQQIEFLQRFGKTITILWWGQLSKEQFEDFDEIDAATLANAQYLSPTEFYELAKKQRYLQQQWDNWRNYKQFSPQIKIEKKYIEFGLPQSNTIALINSGLGSGKTTELIKNLLSVQNYGIIGLGYRNTLLLQFNEKAKQLGFYHLQSDKNLREFSLDDPGVKVTNCIDSLIHYEPDQFDHKIVVIDEIISVLKHFLFSSTIKQFSQVKQLFTEMVNRCDRLICLDAHLQDWAVKFFQELCPSKQIVTIENTHQGDKAQIYLLEGTVDIDEKIRVNDRTPWVQKLLNSYCPVIASDSQVFCESIENLLLEQGRTGIRIDSKTVSENHVKEFFTNPERYIREHQPEYIIYSPSAESGLDIPTQDYFSEHFCFFFGCLDVDSMIQMLGRVRDTNVPKFVWCKQFIRSEDSIRRPSNVESIQADRARALMSELHSTLNSIESPEIKIAYLQQVYQDNLDPYTTTADTITAIRNHEFSNYRKCLKQQLLNSGYPVEAVTLESISQRKTIAKKEKEAQTEVKQQNSQDIFAASDKYLGQKQIKLDFDANWETRCAVMKAGLVSRLPGINHNRIWSPDFIKQVKYDQPRLIRQCELYHLLENPDLAKQLSIEKYNRIFNQGNIDAPWKLRQDYLKIKALRDVGIYDFIQNILEHPEYVYDEKTPEVRSILQKCQYQKHRQVLGTPGKTPIKFLNNLLRSLGLETKSHQARDENGVRYRCYSIKSESLIGEVRRAILQAIKLKYDQRIDSSNQLLEWQQNATQLPTNPPQECEVQNSAPTIAAHSVDSVTLHPVTLKENTLPSVTPNLSFYPPEPQTSDLKTTSKIQKNQNLGEVHPLDTEEAIIDLADTLNVVEDEEMLQSIIDTPGMTRVRLNRASRLLSVQQRQNIRQWAITLRPLFIFN
- a CDS encoding type II toxin-antitoxin system VapC family toxin encodes the protein MNQVFVDTAAWIALLNIDDVWHQKAHIVRSELVDKNYIFITTDFILLEVADALCLPIHKKNTVNFLRNIYQLKSTRVIPLNQDLFQSGLSLYEKRLDKDWGLTDCISFVVMQKEGILEAFTSDKHFEQAGFARLLKPKV
- a CDS encoding type II toxin-antitoxin system RelE/ParE family toxin, producing MKWQITFYNKKVEQTTLDFPPGILANFLHIAEMIEEFGPALGKPYTASIGGGLFEIRSKGKEGIGRSLYCMVKGREIIILHSFIKKSQKTPKKELDLAKKRMKELKK